One genomic window of Thermithiobacillus plumbiphilus includes the following:
- a CDS encoding FIST signal transduction protein → MSHDFRYGHGSASQWRSAAQSCLAQLGELPVGTNLGFLFVSDAFTEHLDDILAFFQGRIPGAHWVGTLGIGICSTGQEYLDRPAIAVMVGSFAPDSFEVFPAIADLGDIASGIAVPRPQRRAPNFAIVHGDPYTPDLPELIEAFASQMSSGFVTGGLTSSRSRSLQIADAVTQGGLSGVVFSPGVCVSTRLTQSVSPIGPRHIITECHQNVIISIDNRPALDVFYEEIGELLVRDLQRAAGYIFVGLPVPGSDTNDYLVRNLTGVDIGQKLLAIGELLEPGQPLLFCRRDGSTAREDMLRMLSDLKENLQGARPQGGLYYSCLGRGESLFGPDSAELRMIQEILGDFPLVGFFANGEISHDRLYGYTGVLTLFT, encoded by the coding sequence ATGTCACATGATTTTCGCTACGGCCATGGGAGCGCCTCGCAATGGCGATCGGCAGCCCAGTCCTGTCTCGCGCAGTTGGGAGAACTCCCGGTCGGGACCAATCTCGGTTTCCTGTTCGTGTCGGATGCCTTCACGGAGCATCTGGACGACATTCTCGCCTTCTTCCAGGGCCGCATTCCCGGGGCGCACTGGGTGGGTACGCTCGGCATCGGGATCTGCAGCACAGGCCAGGAGTACCTCGACCGACCTGCTATCGCTGTCATGGTCGGGAGCTTCGCACCGGATTCCTTTGAGGTTTTTCCCGCAATCGCGGACCTGGGTGACATCGCTTCCGGCATCGCGGTCCCACGTCCCCAGCGCCGGGCGCCGAACTTCGCCATCGTGCATGGCGATCCCTACACCCCGGATCTCCCCGAACTGATCGAGGCCTTTGCCTCGCAGATGAGCAGTGGCTTTGTCACCGGCGGGCTGACCAGCTCGCGCAGCCGCAGCCTGCAGATTGCCGATGCCGTGACCCAGGGCGGTCTCTCGGGGGTGGTGTTTTCTCCGGGTGTCTGTGTGTCCACCCGCCTGACCCAGAGCGTCTCGCCCATCGGGCCGCGGCACATCATTACCGAGTGTCACCAGAACGTCATCATCAGCATCGATAACCGCCCGGCCCTGGATGTCTTCTACGAGGAGATCGGTGAACTGCTGGTGCGCGATCTGCAGCGTGCCGCCGGTTATATCTTCGTAGGCTTGCCGGTGCCTGGTTCCGATACCAATGATTATCTGGTGCGCAATCTCACCGGTGTGGATATCGGCCAGAAACTGCTCGCAATCGGCGAACTGCTGGAACCGGGCCAGCCCCTACTTTTCTGCCGCCGTGATGGCAGCACCGCGCGCGAGGACATGTTGCGGATGCTTTCGGACCTCAAGGAAAATCTCCAGGGCGCCAGGCCGCAAGGCGGGCTCTACTACTCCTGCCTTGGCCGTGGCGAGAGTCTCTTTGGACCGGATTCGGCGGAGCTGAGGATGATTCAGGAGATCCTCGGCGACTTTCCCCTGGTCGGCTTTTTCGCCAATGGCGAGATCTCCCATGATCGCCTCTACGGCTACACCGGCGTGCTGACCCTGTTCACCTGA
- a CDS encoding MarR family winged helix-turn-helix transcriptional regulator gives MARDPADTACNSITSAAVQDRPESQAGAATVLPEDRYDLAILQSLRRIIRAVDLYSKRLKGRHAITAPQLICLLAIVESGSIGTGALAQRVYLSNSTVVGILDRLEERGLIQRQRDARDRRQVNVSATEAGHLLAASAPSPVQDRLAEALKHLPRDQQLAISSALQTLVHLMEVGHLDASPILDTGAISEDTTNPQQSITPKENE, from the coding sequence TTGGCCCGCGATCCCGCTGATACGGCATGCAATTCGATTACCAGCGCAGCCGTCCAGGACCGGCCGGAAAGCCAGGCCGGTGCTGCAACGGTGCTGCCGGAAGACCGCTATGATCTCGCCATCCTGCAGTCCTTGCGGCGCATCATCCGGGCGGTCGATCTTTACTCAAAGCGCCTGAAAGGTCGCCATGCGATCACGGCGCCCCAGCTGATCTGCCTGCTGGCCATCGTCGAATCGGGTTCCATAGGTACCGGCGCCCTGGCGCAACGTGTCTATCTCAGCAACAGCACCGTGGTGGGCATTCTGGACCGGCTAGAGGAACGCGGCCTGATCCAACGACAGCGGGATGCGCGGGACCGCCGCCAGGTCAATGTCTCTGCCACCGAGGCGGGACATTTGCTGGCAGCGAGCGCGCCCTCGCCAGTCCAGGACCGGCTGGCCGAAGCCCTGAAGCACCTGCCTCGTGATCAGCAGCTTGCCATATCCAGCGCCTTGCAGACCCTCGTGCATTTGATGGAAGTCGGTCACCTGGATGCATCGCCCATTCTGGATACCGGTGCGATCAGTGAGGACACGACGAATCCTCAGCAGTCCATAACACCCAAGGAGAACGAATGA
- a CDS encoding KamA family radical SAM protein — translation MSSLEALKRIDFVHDEPVNELSQEICDIPELQHLSQVEIPSPLKDPVSDDALAHRDFDASSFWQVIPAFAKVSREEFLDHRFQVKNSAKSIEQLKTLIAPLVSPEFLQDVENGLERAPMNLRFSPYLLSLVDWKNPYDDPIRIQFIPVASRLLPDHPKLSFDSLHEQDDAPVPNLVHRYYDKALFLPLDVCPVYCRFCTRSYSIGPEAAHGKLASFRASPKEWQQAFAYLASRPEIEDVVISGGDTYNLSASRIRLIGETLLAIPHIRRLRFASKGPAVMPMKILTDTDWSQALIDIVDMGRQRGKEVALHTHFNSVNEITDITREAMEHLFKNGVTVRNQSVLIRGVNDDPEAMVNLVRQLSYMNVQPYYVYQHDMVKGVEEMRTRVSTSLEIERAVRGSTAGFNTPTFVTDVPGGGGKRDVHSYDYYDEITGVSVYRSPAVDEEKVYLYFDPIELLPEEGQRRWADSSQHDAIVREAVEAAGLSHLTLA, via the coding sequence ATGAGCAGCCTAGAAGCCCTCAAACGGATTGACTTTGTACATGATGAGCCGGTCAACGAATTGTCCCAGGAAATCTGTGACATTCCAGAATTGCAGCACCTGTCCCAGGTGGAGATCCCGTCACCACTGAAGGATCCCGTGTCGGACGATGCGCTGGCGCACCGCGATTTTGACGCTTCCAGCTTCTGGCAAGTCATCCCGGCCTTTGCCAAGGTGAGCCGGGAAGAATTTCTCGACCACCGTTTCCAGGTCAAGAACAGCGCCAAGAGTATCGAGCAGCTCAAGACCCTGATTGCACCGCTGGTTTCACCAGAGTTTCTGCAGGATGTCGAGAACGGCCTGGAGCGGGCGCCGATGAACCTGCGTTTCTCCCCTTATCTCCTGAGCTTGGTTGATTGGAAGAATCCCTACGATGATCCGATCCGCATCCAGTTCATTCCGGTGGCCTCTCGCTTGTTGCCCGATCATCCGAAGCTGAGCTTTGACTCATTGCATGAGCAGGATGATGCGCCCGTCCCGAATCTGGTGCACCGCTATTACGACAAGGCCCTGTTCCTGCCTCTGGACGTCTGCCCGGTATACTGCCGTTTCTGTACACGCAGTTACAGCATCGGGCCCGAAGCGGCGCACGGCAAGCTTGCCTCCTTCCGCGCCAGCCCGAAGGAGTGGCAACAGGCCTTTGCCTATCTGGCTTCCCGCCCGGAAATCGAGGACGTGGTCATCTCCGGCGGCGATACCTACAACCTGTCCGCCAGCCGCATCCGCCTGATCGGCGAAACGCTCCTGGCCATCCCGCATATCCGTCGCCTGCGCTTTGCCAGCAAGGGACCAGCGGTAATGCCCATGAAGATCCTCACGGATACGGACTGGAGCCAGGCCCTCATCGACATCGTTGACATGGGACGGCAGCGCGGCAAGGAAGTCGCTCTCCACACGCATTTCAATTCGGTCAATGAGATTACCGACATCACGCGAGAAGCCATGGAGCACCTCTTCAAGAATGGCGTGACCGTGCGCAATCAGTCGGTGCTGATTCGCGGCGTCAATGACGATCCAGAGGCCATGGTCAACCTGGTGCGCCAGCTTTCCTACATGAACGTGCAACCCTACTATGTGTACCAGCACGACATGGTCAAGGGCGTGGAGGAAATGCGGACCCGCGTCAGCACTTCCCTGGAAATCGAAAGGGCGGTGCGTGGCAGCACCGCCGGCTTCAATACGCCCACCTTCGTGACCGATGTGCCGGGGGGCGGTGGCAAGCGCGACGTGCACAGCTATGACTACTACGATGAAATCACTGGCGTGAGCGTCTATCGCAGCCCGGCGGTCGACGAGGAAAAGGTCTATCTTTACTTCGATCCCATCGAGCTCCTGCCGGAAGAAGGCCAGCGTCGCTGGGCTGATTCATCGCAGCATGATGCCATCGTGCGTGAGGCGGTCGAGGCCGCCGGCCTGAGCCACCTTACCCTGGCCTGA
- a CDS encoding GNAT family N-acetyltransferase → MICQNLATPQSLNVNGRQFALVTDPHNARAKIYGITASDFSGSSRCLELLRTPPERSGFSKVTVYTRPGQEGVWQALGFRREAVIHGFFQDRCDAHLWACYTDPTRAVDPRAREHAQTLRQVSTGSTTPVAASLPPGHACDPAAPELAGELSGLLRATFCEYPSPLEPAYIRQCIETGSHHFRVIRDARGEIVAAASAEIDLEQRSAELTDCATRPDQRGRGLMGVLLSALEEDLRNAYGIQDVYTIARADEPGINRAFAKRAYQFTGCLVNNCRMPLGWESMNVWCRQLDKT, encoded by the coding sequence ATGATCTGCCAGAATCTCGCCACGCCTCAGTCCTTGAATGTGAATGGTCGCCAGTTCGCGCTGGTGACCGACCCGCACAATGCCCGCGCCAAGATCTACGGCATCACGGCCAGTGATTTTTCAGGCAGTTCCAGATGTCTGGAGCTGCTTCGCACGCCGCCGGAGCGCAGCGGCTTTTCCAAGGTGACGGTCTACACGCGCCCCGGGCAGGAAGGCGTGTGGCAGGCGCTTGGATTTCGGCGCGAAGCCGTGATTCACGGTTTCTTTCAGGACCGCTGCGACGCCCATCTCTGGGCCTGCTACACCGATCCCACACGGGCGGTCGATCCGCGAGCGCGGGAGCATGCGCAGACCCTGCGCCAGGTCTCGACCGGGAGCACCACCCCAGTCGCCGCCTCCCTGCCCCCCGGCCACGCCTGCGACCCGGCCGCTCCAGAACTGGCCGGGGAGCTGTCGGGACTGCTTCGCGCCACCTTCTGCGAATATCCCTCGCCCCTGGAGCCAGCATACATTCGCCAGTGTATCGAGACGGGATCACATCATTTCCGCGTGATCCGGGATGCCAGGGGCGAGATCGTGGCCGCCGCCTCGGCTGAAATCGATCTCGAGCAGAGATCGGCGGAACTGACCGACTGCGCCACTCGTCCGGATCAGCGGGGCCGGGGTCTGATGGGTGTGCTCCTGTCGGCGCTGGAGGAGGACCTTCGGAACGCCTACGGGATCCAGGATGTCTACACCATTGCGCGGGCCGACGAGCCCGGGATCAATCGGGCCTTTGCCAAACGCGCTTACCAGTTTACCGGCTGCCTGGTCAACAACTGCCGCATGCCCCTGGGTTGGGAATCCATGAACGTCTGGTGCAGGCAACTCGACAAGACTTAG
- a CDS encoding TerB family tellurite resistance protein: MLNALREFFDKHFPSADQQAAGSVRDVRLAAAVLLQELACADTCVGSEEQQKMLEILRSRFALSDSEASELLDLAKQLSSDHAGYHEFTTQLNAQLHYDEKVHLIEQMWQVAFADGRIDKYEDHLIRKIAGLLYVSHPDFIAAKLRAEAAA; the protein is encoded by the coding sequence ATGCTGAATGCACTTCGCGAGTTCTTCGATAAACATTTCCCGTCTGCTGATCAGCAGGCCGCCGGAAGTGTCCGGGATGTCCGCCTGGCCGCAGCCGTCCTCCTGCAGGAGCTGGCCTGCGCCGACACCTGCGTTGGCTCCGAAGAACAGCAGAAAATGCTGGAGATCCTGCGCTCACGCTTTGCGCTTTCGGACAGCGAAGCCAGCGAACTGCTCGATCTGGCCAAACAATTGTCGAGTGATCATGCCGGTTATCATGAGTTTACGACCCAGCTCAATGCCCAGCTCCATTACGATGAGAAGGTGCACCTGATCGAGCAGATGTGGCAGGTGGCCTTTGCCGACGGGCGCATCGACAAGTACGAGGATCATCTGATCCGCAAGATCGCCGGGTTGCTGTACGTCAGCCATCCGGACTTCATCGCCGCCAAACTACGTGCCGAGGCCGCAGCCTGA
- a CDS encoding M23 family metallopeptidase — protein sequence MRLIGLLLRGAWLLILFAVLYWLVLLLLPELRHVFKVAQLLREPVPVALPMPVEGVKVRGLRDSYGAARSNDRKHEGVDIFAPRGTPVLSTTQGLVIRRGQNQLGGNIVMVLGPGGQRHYYAHLERFGAIERGDWVWPGTVLGYVGTSGNAAGTPPHLHYGIYGYGGAINPYPLLKEEIPPRHKASAAE from the coding sequence ATGCGCCTGATCGGCCTGCTGCTGCGCGGCGCCTGGCTGCTGATCCTCTTTGCCGTGCTGTACTGGCTGGTCCTGTTGCTGCTGCCGGAGCTGCGCCATGTCTTCAAGGTGGCGCAACTGCTGCGTGAACCCGTACCCGTGGCTTTGCCGATGCCGGTGGAGGGCGTGAAGGTCCGCGGTCTGCGCGACAGTTATGGTGCGGCACGCTCCAATGACCGCAAGCATGAGGGCGTCGACATCTTCGCGCCACGCGGCACGCCGGTGTTGAGCACCACGCAGGGGCTGGTGATCCGGCGCGGGCAAAATCAACTAGGGGGTAATATCGTGATGGTGCTCGGCCCGGGCGGTCAACGCCACTACTACGCGCACCTGGAGCGCTTTGGCGCCATCGAGCGGGGGGACTGGGTCTGGCCCGGCACGGTGCTCGGTTATGTCGGGACTAGTGGCAACGCGGCGGGCACCCCGCCGCATCTGCATTACGGGATCTACGGCTACGGCGGGGCGATCAATCCCTATCCGCTGCTGAAAGAAGAAATACCGCCGAGGCACAAGGCGTCGGCGGCTGAATGA
- a CDS encoding ABC transporter permease produces the protein MLGFPRRVGALVLRHIYLLRSSWPRVLELAYWPTVQMILWGFITIYLAAQNGLLQQAPGLLLSAVLLWDVLFRGQLGVSLAFFEELYSRNLGHLFVSPLRPTEMIAALLSVSLLRTLIGVGAAALLAIPLYHFSIFSMGLPLLAFFTNLIVMGWAIGLMVAALVLRFGLGAEGLAWAIIFAVAPVSGVYYPLDVLPDWLLPVAYALPSAHVFEGMRAVLLEHVFRADLFWQAVGLNVIYLLVGAWLFLRAFHLARLRGLLLQIGE, from the coding sequence ATGCTTGGCTTCCCGCGCCGGGTGGGCGCGCTGGTGCTGCGCCACATCTATCTTTTGCGCAGTTCCTGGCCGCGCGTGCTGGAACTGGCCTACTGGCCGACGGTGCAGATGATTCTGTGGGGCTTCATCACGATTTATCTGGCCGCCCAGAATGGTCTTTTGCAGCAGGCGCCGGGGCTATTGCTGTCGGCGGTGCTGCTCTGGGATGTGCTGTTTCGCGGCCAGCTCGGGGTGTCGCTGGCCTTCTTTGAGGAGCTCTATTCCCGCAATCTCGGGCATCTGTTCGTGAGTCCGTTGCGCCCGACGGAAATGATTGCCGCACTCCTGAGTGTGAGCCTCCTGCGCACCCTGATCGGGGTGGGGGCGGCGGCCCTGCTGGCCATTCCGCTTTACCATTTCTCGATTTTCAGCATGGGCCTGCCGCTGCTGGCCTTTTTCACCAATCTGATCGTGATGGGCTGGGCGATCGGCCTGATGGTCGCGGCCCTGGTGCTGCGTTTTGGTCTCGGGGCCGAGGGCCTGGCCTGGGCCATCATCTTCGCCGTGGCGCCGGTGAGCGGGGTGTATTATCCGCTCGACGTGCTGCCGGACTGGCTGCTGCCCGTGGCCTATGCGCTACCCTCGGCGCATGTCTTCGAAGGCATGCGGGCGGTGCTGCTGGAACATGTCTTTCGGGCGGATCTCTTCTGGCAGGCGGTGGGGCTGAACGTGATCTATCTGCTGGTCGGTGCCTGGCTCTTCCTGCGCGCTTTTCATCTGGCCCGCCTGCGCGGTCTGCTGCTGCAGATCGGAGAGTGA
- a CDS encoding ABC transporter ATP-binding protein, with amino-acid sequence MNDAVIEVRHLAKHFDRVQAVKDVSFSVAPGSICALLGGNGAGKTTTLSILLGLLLPSSGSVRILGEDMLAHRYQVLPRMNFASPYVDLPHRLSVEQNLGIYARLYGVRRLRERIRTLARDLDLEALLKRRYGTLSAGQKTRVSLAKAMLNHPDVLLLDEPTASLDPDTGDRVRGYLMDYQASSGATLLLASHNMLEVERMCDSVIMMHQGVIVDQGRPAALVQRYGHRDLEEVFLHVARDGQDTEIRSRAL; translated from the coding sequence ATGAATGACGCAGTGATCGAGGTCCGGCATCTGGCCAAGCACTTTGACCGCGTGCAGGCGGTAAAGGACGTGAGCTTCAGCGTGGCGCCGGGCAGCATCTGCGCGCTGCTGGGCGGCAACGGCGCAGGCAAGACCACGACATTGTCGATTTTATTGGGCCTGCTGCTGCCCAGCAGTGGCTCGGTACGCATCCTGGGGGAGGACATGCTCGCGCACCGCTACCAGGTGCTGCCACGCATGAACTTCGCCTCGCCCTATGTGGACCTGCCGCACCGGCTCAGCGTCGAGCAGAACCTTGGGATCTACGCGCGACTCTATGGCGTGCGCCGCCTGCGCGAGCGCATCCGCACCCTGGCGCGGGATCTCGATCTGGAGGCACTGCTCAAACGACGCTACGGCACGCTCTCGGCCGGCCAGAAGACCCGCGTGTCGCTGGCCAAGGCCATGCTCAATCATCCTGATGTCCTGCTGCTCGATGAACCGACCGCCTCGCTCGATCCCGACACCGGCGACCGGGTACGCGGTTATCTCATGGACTATCAGGCCAGTAGCGGGGCGACCCTGCTGCTGGCCTCCCACAACATGCTCGAGGTCGAACGCATGTGCGACAGCGTGATCATGATGCATCAGGGCGTCATCGTCGATCAGGGCCGGCCCGCGGCCCTGGTGCAACGCTACGGTCACCGGGATCTGGAGGAGGTGTTTCTGCATGTCGCCCGCGACGGTCAGGACACCGAGATCCGGAGTCGCGCCCTGTGA
- the pepN gene encoding aminopeptidase N — protein sequence MSAPNTIFLKDYQPPRYLVETLRLDFDLHETHADVRARLVLRLNPQGQGPGPLVLNGQDMELRGLRLDGRALNAHEYAITGDTLTLSEMPESGELEIETRIRPQENTALEGLYQSGGNFCTQCEAEGFRRISYYPDRPDVMARFSTRIEADKARYPVLLSNGNLVEAGELGNGRHFALWEDPFPKPSYLFALVAGNLAQVADTFTTRSGREVALHIYVQQKNLDKVEHAMRSLKLAMRWDEERFGREYDLDIFQIVAVDDFNMGAMENKGLNIFNSKYVLAKAETATDGDFEGIESVIGHEYFHNWTGNRITCRDWFQLSLKEGLTVFRDQEFSADMGSRAVRRIQDVRALRSMQFAEDAGPMAHPVRPESYIEINNFYTATVYEKGAEVIRMILTLLGREGFRRGMDLYFARHDGQAVTTDDFVTAMADANEADFGQFQRWYRQAGTPEVSANWQYDAENRTFTLTLSQRTPATPGQPDKLPLHIPIAMALLDPSGREMPLQLEGEETPAGTSRVLELREAAQTFRFVNLAQPPVPSLLRGFSAPVRLAAEYTDQDLVFLLAHDPDAFCRWEAGQQMAIKAILSGIQDFRAGRRLAFNEALADAVGRILVDDELDPAFAALLLALPSETYLADLLDVVDVEGIHVAREFLRQGLAMRLKDVFLAAYRRNSDQGPYSLDPEAVGRRALRNAALSYLMSLEEPDMTDLALGQYQRADNMTDSMAALGQLAHRDSPVRREALDDFYARWREDALVLDKWFAIQATAPLPGVLDEVRQLMQHPAFEIRNPNKVRALIGSFARGNPTGFHDASGEGYAFVADQVIHLNALNPQIAARLLGAFNAWRRYDPQRRALMQAQLERILQTPALSPDVYEVASKSLA from the coding sequence ATGTCAGCCCCCAATACGATTTTTCTGAAGGATTATCAGCCGCCCCGCTATCTGGTCGAGACCCTGCGGCTCGATTTCGATCTCCACGAAACCCATGCCGACGTGCGTGCGCGCCTTGTGCTGCGCCTGAACCCCCAAGGGCAGGGGCCCGGTCCTCTGGTGCTCAATGGCCAGGATATGGAACTGCGCGGACTGCGACTGGACGGGCGGGCGCTGAACGCCCACGAGTATGCAATCACTGGGGACACGCTGACCCTTTCGGAAATGCCGGAAAGTGGCGAACTCGAGATCGAAACGCGCATCAGGCCCCAGGAAAACACCGCGCTCGAAGGGCTGTACCAGTCCGGCGGCAACTTCTGCACCCAGTGCGAGGCCGAGGGTTTCCGGCGCATCAGCTATTATCCCGACCGGCCCGATGTCATGGCGCGTTTCAGTACCCGCATCGAGGCCGACAAGGCCCGCTATCCGGTACTGCTCTCCAATGGCAACCTGGTCGAGGCGGGGGAGCTTGGCAATGGCCGGCACTTCGCGCTCTGGGAAGACCCCTTCCCCAAGCCGAGTTACCTCTTTGCACTGGTGGCCGGCAATCTCGCCCAGGTGGCCGATACCTTCACCACCCGCTCGGGCCGCGAGGTCGCGTTGCACATCTATGTGCAACAGAAGAATCTCGACAAGGTCGAACATGCCATGCGCTCGCTCAAACTGGCCATGCGCTGGGACGAGGAACGCTTTGGGCGCGAATACGATCTCGACATCTTCCAGATCGTGGCGGTGGATGACTTCAACATGGGGGCCATGGAGAACAAGGGCCTCAACATATTCAACTCGAAATACGTGCTGGCGAAAGCGGAAACTGCCACGGACGGCGATTTCGAGGGCATCGAGAGCGTCATCGGGCATGAGTACTTCCACAACTGGACCGGCAATCGCATCACCTGCCGCGACTGGTTCCAGTTGAGTCTAAAGGAAGGCCTGACGGTGTTTCGCGATCAGGAATTCTCGGCGGACATGGGTTCGCGCGCGGTGCGGCGCATCCAGGATGTCCGCGCCCTGCGCAGCATGCAGTTTGCCGAGGACGCCGGGCCCATGGCCCATCCGGTGCGCCCGGAATCCTATATCGAGATCAACAATTTCTACACCGCCACGGTGTATGAAAAGGGCGCGGAAGTGATCCGCATGATCCTTACCCTGCTCGGCAGAGAGGGGTTCCGGCGTGGCATGGACCTGTACTTTGCCCGCCATGACGGTCAGGCGGTCACCACCGATGATTTCGTGACGGCCATGGCCGATGCCAACGAGGCGGACTTCGGCCAGTTTCAGCGCTGGTACCGTCAGGCCGGCACGCCCGAAGTCAGCGCGAACTGGCAATATGATGCCGAAAACAGGACTTTCACCCTGACGCTGTCCCAGCGCACGCCTGCAACCCCGGGCCAGCCGGACAAGCTGCCCCTGCATATCCCGATTGCCATGGCCCTGCTGGACCCGAGCGGGCGGGAGATGCCCTTGCAACTCGAAGGCGAAGAGACACCTGCCGGGACCTCGCGCGTGCTGGAACTGCGCGAGGCCGCGCAGACCTTTCGCTTTGTGAACCTGGCGCAACCGCCAGTGCCCTCGCTGCTGCGCGGCTTTTCGGCACCGGTACGCCTGGCCGCGGAATATACGGATCAGGATCTCGTGTTCCTGCTGGCCCATGACCCGGATGCCTTCTGCCGCTGGGAGGCCGGCCAGCAGATGGCCATCAAGGCCATCCTCTCGGGCATTCAGGACTTCCGGGCGGGCCGGCGCCTGGCCTTCAACGAGGCCCTGGCGGACGCCGTGGGTCGCATTCTGGTGGATGACGAACTTGACCCAGCCTTTGCCGCGCTCTTGCTGGCCCTGCCGAGCGAGACCTATCTCGCCGATCTGCTGGATGTGGTGGATGTCGAGGGCATCCATGTGGCCCGCGAATTCCTGCGCCAGGGCCTGGCCATGCGCCTGAAGGATGTGTTTCTGGCGGCCTACCGGCGCAACAGCGATCAAGGCCCTTATTCGCTCGATCCCGAGGCCGTGGGCCGACGCGCCTTACGCAATGCCGCCCTGAGCTACCTGATGAGTCTGGAAGAGCCGGACATGACTGATCTGGCGCTCGGGCAGTACCAACGCGCCGACAACATGACCGACAGCATGGCGGCGCTCGGTCAGCTTGCGCATCGCGACAGTCCGGTGCGGCGCGAGGCGCTGGATGACTTTTATGCCCGCTGGCGCGAGGATGCGCTGGTGCTGGACAAGTGGTTTGCCATCCAGGCCACAGCACCCCTGCCGGGCGTGCTCGATGAAGTGCGCCAGCTCATGCAACATCCGGCCTTCGAGATCCGCAATCCCAACAAGGTGCGGGCCTTGATCGGCAGCTTCGCACGCGGCAATCCCACCGGGTTTCATGATGCCAGCGGAGAGGGTTATGCCTTCGTGGCCGATCAGGTGATCCATCTCAATGCCCTGAATCCGCAGATCGCCGCGCGATTGCTGGGGGCCTTCAATGCCTGGCGCCGCTATGATCCGCAGCGTCGCGCGCTGATGCAGGCGCAACTGGAACGCATCCTGCAAACGCCAGCGCTGTCGCCGGACGTCTATGAGGTCGCTTCAAAGAGCCTGGCTTAA
- the trxA gene encoding thioredoxin, translating to MATVELTKDNFEEVINDNDIVIIDFWAPWCAPCRSFAPTYEAASEKHEGVVFAKVDTEAEQELAGYFQIRSIPTLMVFREKIILFSQAGALPASALDEIVTQAKSLDMAQVHREIAQQQEQQGDQA from the coding sequence ATGGCGACAGTGGAACTGACGAAGGACAACTTCGAAGAAGTCATCAACGACAACGATATCGTCATCATCGACTTCTGGGCCCCCTGGTGCGCGCCCTGCCGCAGCTTTGCGCCAACCTATGAGGCCGCGTCGGAAAAGCACGAAGGCGTGGTGTTTGCCAAGGTCGATACGGAAGCGGAGCAGGAGCTGGCGGGTTATTTTCAGATTCGCTCCATTCCGACCCTGATGGTGTTTCGCGAGAAGATCATCCTGTTCTCGCAGGCGGGCGCGCTGCCGGCCTCGGCCCTCGATGAGATCGTCACGCAAGCGAAATCGCTCGACATGGCCCAGGTGCATCGCGAAATCGCGCAGCAGCAGGAACAGCAAGGAGACCAGGCGTGA